The Kwoniella mangroviensis CBS 8507 chromosome 1 map unlocalized Ctg02, whole genome shotgun sequence genome window below encodes:
- a CDS encoding isocitrate dehydrogenase, NAD-dependent has product MFSRSASRSVVSSLRSLQAPVRHYNSAFGSSTPTSAFAGKKGSDGNYTVTLIPGDGIGPEIAQSVKEIFAAAKAPIKWEEVDVTPILKDGKTVIPEDAVTSIKKNTVALKGPLATPIGKGHVSLNLTLRRTFSLFANVRPCVSIQGYKTAYDNVNTVLIRENTEGEYSGIEHEIVDGVVQSIKLITREASERVARYAFHYASENGRNKVTAVHKANIMKMSDGMFLTACRAVAKEYPNIAYDEDLLDRVCLRIATDPTPFADRVMVMPNLYGDILSDLSAGLIGGLGLTPSGNIGRDASIFEAVHGSAPDIEGKGLANPTALLLSSLMMLRHMGLYELADKIEKAALSTIAEGKAITRDLGGKAGTREYTDAILAKLK; this is encoded by the exons ATGTTCTCACGATCAGCATCTCGAAGTGTAGTGTCCTCTCTCCGGTCCTTACAG GCACCCGTAAGGCATTACAACTCTGCCTTCGGCTCGTCAACACCCACCTCTGCTTTTGCTGGTAAGAAGGGATCAGAT GGAAACTACACCGTCACTTTGATTCCTGGTGATGGTATCGGTCCAGAGATTGCTCAAAGTGTCAAGGAGATCTTCGCTgctgccaag GCCCCTATTAAGTGGGAGGAAGTAGATGTCACCCCAATCCTCAAAGATGGTAAAACCGTTATTCCCGAAGACGCTGTGACatcgatcaagaagaacacTGTTGCTCTCAAAGGTCCTCTTGCTACTCCTA TCGGAAAAGGTCACGTATCCCTCAATCTTACCCTCCGACGAACATTCTCCCTCTTCGCCAACGTACGACCATGTGTCTCCATCCAAGGTTACAAGACCGCTTATGACAACGTCAACACTGTATTGATTCGAGAGAACACCGAGGGAGAATATTCAGGTATCGAGCACGAG ATCGTTGACGGTGTAGTACAAAGTATCAAACTTATCACTCGAGAGGCTTCCGAAC GTGTCGCTCGATATGCTTTCCACTACGCTTCTGAGAACGGTCGAAACAAGGTTACTGCCGTGCACAAGGCCAACATCAT GAAAATGTCCGACGGAATGTTCTTGACTGCTTGTCGAGCCGTTGCTAAGGAATACCCTAACATCGCTTACGACGAAGATTTACTTGATCGAGTTTGTTTGAGA ATCGCTACCGACCCTACTCCTTTCGCTGACCGAGTCATGGTTATGCCTAACCT TTACGGTGATATCTTATCCGATTTATCAGCCGGTTTGATCGGTGGTCTTGGTCTTACCCCATCAGGTAACATTGGTAGA GACGCCTCCATCTTCGAAGCCGTGCACGGTTCCGCCCCTGATATTGAGGGTAAAGGACTCGCTAACCCTACTGCCCTCCTGCTCTCCTCCTTGATGATGCTTCG ACACATGGGTCTCTATGAGCTCGCTGACAAGATCGAAAAAGCTGCTCTATCT ACCATCGCCGAAGGTAAAGCCATCACCCGGGATCTTGGTGGTAAAGCTGGTACTCGAGAATACACCGATGCTATCTTGGCTAAACTCAAGTAG